The nucleotide window TGTCGGCGATGATGCACGGCTACCTCCCCTTCGACGCCGACGGTGAGCTGCTCACCCCGTTCCGCACCTGGCGGAACACCAGCACCGGCCCGGCGACCGAGCGGCTGAGCGCGGAGTTCGGGGTCAACATCCCGCACCGGTGGAGCGTCGCCCACCTGTTCCAGGCGGTCCTGGACCGCGAGGAGCACGTCGGCCGGATCGACCACCTGACCACCCTCGCCGGGTACGTGCACTGGCAGCTCACGGGTGAGAAGGTCCTCGGCGTCGGCGACGCCAGCGGCATGTTCCCCATCGACGCCGCCACCGGCGGCTACGACGCCACCATGCTGGCCCGGTTCGGCGAGCTCGCGGCCGAGGCCGGTGCCCCGCTGGACCTGGCCGCCCTGCTGCCGGCCGTCGCCGTCGCCGGCGAGCCGGCCGGCACGCTCACCGAGGCCGGTGCCCGGCTGCTCGACCCCAGTGGCCGGCTGCGGCCCGGCGCCCTCCTGTGCCCGCCCGAGGGCGACGCCGGCACGGGCATGGTGGCCACCAACTCGGTCGCGCCCCGCACCGGCAACGTCTCCGCCGGGACGTCGATCTTCGCCATGGTGGTGCTCGAGGGCGCGCTGGGTGCGGTGCACCGCGAGCTGGACATGGTGACCACGCCGGCCGGCGACCCGGTCGCGATGGTGCACTGCAACAACGGCGCCAGCGAGCTCGACGCCTGGGCCGGGCTCTTCGGCCAGTTCGCCCGCGCGCTGGGCGTCGAGGCCGACTCCGCCACGGTGTTCCGGACCCTGTTCACCGCCGCGCTGGACGGCGCGGCCGACGGCGGCGGCGTGCTGGCCTACAACTACCTCTCCGGTGAGCCGATCACCGACTTCGAGGAGGGCCGCCCGCTGGTCCTGCGGTCCCCGGACAGCCCGCT belongs to Modestobacter sp. L9-4 and includes:
- a CDS encoding xylulokinase, with protein sequence MAIDAAAAITSGRTALGIELGSTRIKAVLIGPDHAPLAVGSSDWENQLVDRVWTYSLDAVWAGLQDSVAALTADVQRRHGVELTGVGALGVSAMMHGYLPFDADGELLTPFRTWRNTSTGPATERLSAEFGVNIPHRWSVAHLFQAVLDREEHVGRIDHLTTLAGYVHWQLTGEKVLGVGDASGMFPIDAATGGYDATMLARFGELAAEAGAPLDLAALLPAVAVAGEPAGTLTEAGARLLDPSGRLRPGALLCPPEGDAGTGMVATNSVAPRTGNVSAGTSIFAMVVLEGALGAVHRELDMVTTPAGDPVAMVHCNNGASELDAWAGLFGQFARALGVEADSATVFRTLFTAALDGAADGGGVLAYNYLSGEPITDFEEGRPLVLRSPDSPLDLGSFMRAHLYSSLATLRIGMDVLQKAEHARLDRMFAHGGLFKTAGVAQRFLAAAIDTPVSVGDVAAEGGAWGIAVLAAFAAGRGPEQGLADYLDTAVFVGTSLQTVEPDPADVAGFDAFMQRYLAGLPVERAAVEHVAVGVPTTTEEQEQPA